taattaagttattaattttgactggtttgctaatttttcctttaattaatcCAAAacagatttttaaaaaaaaatgctttttaacgtattataaatagttttaaaattacGTCCGCATTGACCTTAACCCAAAGTGACTTTCAATGAGTACTATTGTGGATTGTCaacacaaaagaaagaaaatatagatacaCAACTTCTAGTATCAATTTATTGTAGAGTACATTTATTAATTACTACTAAGCTTAAGATAATAGAGGAGGAATACTTTTAGTCTTGATTTTCACCAATCTATCAAAGTTGTTCTTGAAATATTTTACTCCCCAAATTCTTGCTTGTGCATAACTTGTGTAATTTACTTTATTGTTCACTCCCAAATCAAGATCTCTATAGTTGAAATAAGCTGCTCTAGGAGATTTTGATGCATACTTAGCCATGTATCCATAAAGTTTTCGACTCCAACCTATGTTTGTTTTAGAATTTTCCATTTTCGACCAAAATATCGCATACTCGATCATGAATATATTTCCCGCTCTATGAGGGAAAGGAGTTTCAGACTCTGATATCTCAATTCAACTTTCCTCCATAAGGACTAAACTGTAATTCAACGCCTGAATTTTCGCCTAATTGGTTGTATAGTTTCCATATACCTTCAAGACCCTTTATAGAAATTGGGTGTTGGACATAGTCTGATTTACCTTTGAAAAAGTACTCTTGATTAGTTGTGGTATTCCAATCTAGTAACACATCAAGTGATGTTCCCCTAGGGAAACCCGCAAAGAAGAGTATAGATTCAATCCAACTCATCTCAATGCAATCGTCTTTCACTAACCCTAGTTCTGGGAAGCTATTTTGTATTTCGCGGAGGAGTTCATCTACTCCTCCAACAAACATTGTAGTGAAAAAGGCGTGGATAGTCCTTTGTCCACGCCTGAATGGAGATTCAATATTGCTCCTCAAGAAGATCCTGAGGAGGAGATTGTCATCAACTTTGTCCGCGATATGTTGCCATTTGTAGACTAGTTGAGTTGCATTTTGTTTCAACGTTCGTGTCACATTGAATAAGTTACCTTTTGTGGAATATCAACTAATTTCACCTTCCATGAGATAATGAGACCAAAACTAGTCCCTCCACCTCCTCTAATAGCCCAAAAGTGATCCTCACCCATTGACTCTCGATCCTGAATATGTCCATTAGCATCAATTAATTTTGCATCAATGATGTTATCAGCAGCAGTAGCGAATTTTCGTGACATCATGCCATAGCCTCCACCACTAAAGTATCCACCAACACCAACAGTAGGGCATGCAAACCCCAGCAACAAAGGccaatattttacttttttccgCGATTCTATAGTAAACTTCTCCTAGGGTCGAGCCAGCTTGAATCAGATCTGTCTTTTTTTTGGTATCAATGGATATTGCTCTTAGGTTTCTAAGATCAATTACGACAAAAGGGGTTTCAGAAATGTATGAAAGTCCCTCATAATCATGTCCACCGCTTCGAATTCTAATTTGTACGTCATGTATCTTGGAGCAATGTATAGCTGCCTGGATTTGAGATTCATCATTAGGAGTGAAAATAATTGATGGTTTGAAATCGGAAGTTATCCTTAGATTACTTGAAAAAGAGTTATAAAGGGTGGAATATGATGAGTTTTTAGGAGTGTAAATGACttgtgattttgagtttgagttCATAGTTTTGTGAGAAAGGCATTCAAGAAAAGTCATCATGAGTTTTGTTAGCCCATGATGATGAAATTAGGCAAAttgagagaaagaaaaagattgTTAAGTTGTTgaaagtaatcataattgattaTTTGTTGTTACAAATTTTGATGATGGAGAAATGGAAACAATACTTCTATTTATACTTTTAGCTAGAGAGAAAAAAGAGTGGCACATGGTATTAAACTATTAATACTCTCTCCATCTTAATTTTATGTGActagttttaagaatttttttttttaaaatttagtgtCTAAAAATAAGCCGCTGATGTTTGCATGATCATAAATCAttcattaagaataaaatatgtattttaaaatcaaattattattaaatataaaaatataccaTTACTTTTGGTacttagcaaaaaaaaaaaaacgacaCATATAACTTAGAACAAATTGagtaatattattgtttatACCTACATTATTCGTAAAACATTTCTTAATCCGTAGTTTAAAAAAGCAAAATTGAACTCTGCGTGCATTTCTTTTTTAGTAATTGAAAAGTGTATATATACATTCCAAAGATTAGTCAATAATTGTTATgcttattataataataataataatatattataacgTGGAAtattataagtttttatttttatattatgttcaTACTTAGCATTATTGGTAAAATTATTCATATCATTGATAACGATCGATAAaacaaattagagaaaatctttTTCTCATTTTGAAATCTTACATATCTTATCTTCTATATTTGACtatcaatatatattatatataatactcTAAATAAAGAAATTTGTGTAGAAAACTTCGACATTTCCTCTGCATTATTGGAACATAAAGATTAAACAAATACTTTGTTCATTAACGTAAATATTACCAACATGGGTTGTGGTGCAGTAATGAGATTTTGCCACTCTTATTTGGAGGTCTCGGGTTTGAGCCCtgaatttggagaaaattttgTTGGAAGCCCCATCCCTGAATGGGTCATGACAGTGTGTAATCCGAATTTAATCAGGGCTTCAATGCGGACTTTGAAAaccaattgaaaaataaataaattgtaatttcttaaatttatgaaaattgatGGGGTTTTGTATCAAAAACTTCCTATATGTATTGTGTCCCAAAAATATCATTGACCAGATCGACTTTGacatttaaatgataaatatggaTAAAGAAGCTAATAATTTTCTTAGACGCTATCGGatggaaaataattataattttacatCATATATACACGATTATACATTATCTATTGAGTAGCAATACATGTTGATACGATACATATATAaccattataaaataatttttgttacttGTACATATTTATAAGTAACCAAATTATTTAGCAAGTCACTAAATTTAGTGTgttatcaataaaatcatttaaagaTATGACTCTTCTCTTATGAAATCACTCTACATGATTTGTATCAAAGCAAACTTGTTTGATTAAATGACTTATCCATGGTCATCTTATTCTATTGTTAAAAAGAGCatttttagaaacaaaaaaaaaaagttgtttcaTTAATCATTCGTACACAATATTCTTACATAATCTTTGGAATGATCGTGGCTACATTTATTTTTCAGTACTATAGTAGtacataaattaattactaCTAAGCTTGAGATAATAGAGGTGGAATACTTTGTTCATTTCTAAAGATATTTGTTGGATCAATTTTAGTCTTGATTTTGACCAATCTATCAAAGTTGTTCTTGAAATATTTTACTCCCCAAATTCTTGCTTGTGCATAACTTGTGTAATTTCCTTTATTGTTCACTCCCAAATCAAGATCTCTATAGTTGAAATAAGCTGCTCTAGGAGATTTTGATGTATACTTACCCATGTATCGATAAAGTTTCCGACTCCAAGCTATGTTTCTTTTAGAATTTTCCATTTTCAACCAAAATATTGCATACTCGATCATGAATATATTTCCAGCTCTATGAGGGAAAGGAGTTTCAGATTCTGATATCTCACTAAACTTTCCTCCATAGGGACTAAACTGTAATTCAACACCCGAATTTTCGCCTAATTGGTTGTATAGTTTCCATATACCTTCAAGACCCTTTATAGAAATTGGGTGTTGGACATAGTCTGATTTACCTTTGAAAAAGTACTCTTGATTAGTTGTGGTATTCCAATCTAGTAACACATCAAGTGATGTTCCCCTAGGGAAACCCGCAAAGAAGAGTATAGATTCAATCCAACTCATCTCAATGCAATCGTCTTTCACTAACCCTAGTTCTGGGAAGCTCTTTTGCATTTCGCGGAGGAGTTCATCTACTCCTCCAACAAACATTGTAGTGAAAAAGGCGTGGACAGTCCTTTGTCCACGCCTGAATGGAGATTCAATATTGCTCCTCAGGAAGATCCTGAGGAGGAGATTGTCATCAACTTTGTCCGCGATATGTTGCCATTTGTAGACTAGTTGAGTTGCATTTTGTTCCAACGTTCGTGTCACATTGAATACAGTTACCTTTTGTGGAATATCAACTAATTTCACCTTCCATGAGATAATGAGACCAAAACTAGTCCCTCCACCTCCTCTAATAGCCCAAAAGTGATCCTCACCCATTGACTCTCGATCCTGAATTCGTCCATTAGCATCAATTAATTTTGCATCAATGATGTTATCAGCAGCGGTACCGAATTTTCGTGACATCATGCCATACCCTCCACCACTAAAGTGTCCACCAACACCAACAGTTGGGCAAACCCCAGCAACTACAGCCAATTTTTTACTTCTTTCCGCGATTCTATAGTAAACTTCCCCTAGGGTCGCGCCAGCTTGAATCCAAGCAGTCTTTTTCTCGATATCAATGGATATTGATCTTAGGTTTCTAAGATCAATTATGAAAAAAGGAGTGTCCGAAGTGTATGAAAGTCCCTCATAGTCATGTCCACCGCTTCGAATTCTGAATTGTAGGTCATGTATCTTAGAGCAATGTATAGCTGCCTGGATTTGAGATTCATCATTAGGAGTGAAAATAATTGATGGTTTGAAGTCGGAGGTTATCCTTACGTTATCTGAATAGGAGTTATAAATGGTTGAATATGATGAGTTTTTAGGAGTGTGGATAGCttgtgattttgagtttgagttCATAATTTTATGAGAAAGGCATTCAAGAAAGTCATCATGAGTTTTATTAGCCCATGATGATGAAATTAGGCAAAttgagagaaagagaaagattGTTAACTTGTTGAAACTAGTCATCATTTGATTATTTGTTGTTGCAAAGTTTGATGATGGAGAAAATAGAAACTAACAACTTCTACTTATAGTTTTAGCTAGGTGGGAATTAAAGAAGTTCAATTAGTTTGAAATCCAAGCAccaaaggattagtcaattgTGATGTTTATTCATTATAGAagatttgttttaatttttatcttagGGTCATAACATGCgtctaattatttatattatcattattaaactaattagagaaaaaaaaagttctcttattttgaattttacatATCTTCTAGATTTGATTATAATAGCCTAATACTTTAATATAATTGTATAGTCGAATAGATAAGATTATCTACTATATAATCAGCAATGTATTATGTCTCTCTTAATTAATGAATTTGTGTATAAAACTTAACATTTCGTTTGCATTATTGGAACATAAAGATTAAACAAATATTCTGGTCATTAACGTACACGTTTGTCCGacttgatttttaaatataatgtcAAACTATACCTTAATTAATAAGACATtgtattttttctaaattaatgaaaaattgatGGGGTTTTGTGATAAACTTTAACCCAAAAATATCATTACCAAATTCACTTTGACCTTTAGATGATATATATGGATAAAGATGTTAATACGAAAATATCATGTGATAAATttctacatatataatatattgtacATATATCTCCACGGGTAAAAAATGAGAAGGTATAATAATATTGATAGACTTGTAATTGTGGTCCtgcataaattataatacattgAACTTAAGTTGTCTGTACATTGTGACGAGTAAATATctcaaaaagttatttaaatatgtaaaaatataaaacaaagttATTGAATTTAGTTTTGTACGGATAAAATCACATGTTAtgattttattaactttttgTTTGACTTGCATTCCACGGCATTTGTCACATGTAGGGGAATACATGATCGGattagtttgaattttttaaaaattaaactaaaccaCTCGtgtaaaactttaaatttataaatcaaatcaaactaataaaatttggaTTTTATCAGGATTGTCAACCTCGGGTTGGTTCggatttttcaaatacaaaatcaaatcattgtgtcgaatttttaaattaataaatcaaaccaaactaataaacttcgaattttttcagatttttttattttcgatAAAGTTTgcaaacaaatatataattaacttgtgctccaaatatttatttagtcaaaaacaaaatacaattatctaaggtgtttcttaaaaaaaacacaaaatatgagatgagtattgatgacacaaaaatattcaataaaaaaatataatgaaatcatcatataaaataaatattataaagtcatagtgaaaataattatagtttAAAAGTACTAattcatgctaaaataagtttactaagtattagttacattactaaatatttaagaaaaagtaaaattagattatgtattaTAGTTGTCTAAAccaatgtaaaactaaagaacaaacatttaatgttattgtcattcttagtgttgaattgattttctttttgcattagtattaatttgatttttgatttaagttttattataattatcaatatctatgaactataatctttattggaCCATTACGAATTCtaagttttaaacttgaaataatatattaaaagataaaaactatgaatagtataagaaatattttaaaatgacatcaaagtaaatatttttatgtataaaataaaattttaaaattacatatataatgtcgggttggtttggtctcggttgtttttcttttagttaAAACCAACCCAACTCAAATATAGTCGAATTTTTTTCAA
This window of the Solanum pennellii chromosome 2, SPENNV200 genome carries:
- the LOC107011907 gene encoding berberine bridge enzyme-like 28; this translates as MMTSFNKLTIFLFLSICLISSSWANKTHDDFLECLSHKIMNSNSKSQAIHTPKNSSYSTIYNSYSDNVRITSDFKPSIIFTPNDESQIQAAIHCSKIHDLQFRIRSGGHDYEGLSYTSDTPFFIIDLRNLRSISIDIEKKTAWIQAGATLGEVYYRIAERSKKLAVVAGVCPTVGVGGHFSGGGYGMMSRKFGTAADNIIDAKLIDANGRIQDRESMGEDHFWAIRGGGGTSFGLIISWKVKLVDIPQKVTVFNVTRTLEQNATQLVYKWQHIADKVDDNLLLRIFLRSNIESPFRRGQRTVHAFFTTMFVGGVDELLREMQKSFPELGLVKDDCIEMSWIESILFFAGFPRGTSLDVLLDWNTTTNQEYFFKGKSDYVQHPISIKGLEGIWKLYNQLGENSGVELQFSPYGGKFSEISESETPFPHRAGNIFMIEYAIFWLKMENSKRNIAWSRKLYRYMGKYTSKSPRAAYFNYRDLDLGVNNKGNYTSYAQARIWGVKYFKNNFDRLVKIKTKIDPTNIFRNEQSIPPLLSQA